From a single Apium graveolens cultivar Ventura chromosome 2, ASM990537v1, whole genome shotgun sequence genomic region:
- the LOC141707767 gene encoding myb family transcription factor RLI1-like isoform X2 — translation MLMNSHNIGWQQRSQQNHELDVYDYELEQIVAHKKAYHRGVLEAGTHSQSLIDQANSSSTIMSYTGSPTSAFYATEICMGFPQVNYQVGSSTFSPEISSNYDAQMTSYQQQSENGFCSESLEQTNRWQGDSCNYQYRFDHQKSYSERDQLLQLKRKLLGNFDSPDNRRQISNNLYANQLEHMRQSVTTCNSAASSSNKTRIRWSQKLHDRFVDSVNRLGGAEKATPKAILRLMDCEGLTIYHVKSHLQKYRNAKYMANSAEEKSENITNRNDPEQQIDIQTGLQLKEALKLQLDVQKSLHEQLEIQRNLQLRIEEQGKQLKLMFDEQQKANM, via the exons ATGCTAATGAATAGCCACAACATTGGTTGGCAACAGAGGAGTCAACAAAATCATgagttggatgtatatgattaTGAATTAGAACAAATTGTTGCGCATAAAAAGGCTTATCACAGGGGAGTTCTTGAAGCAGGAACACACAGCCAGAGCTTAATTGATCAGGCTAATTCATCCAGCACAATAATGAGCTATACTGGTTCACCAACTTCTGCTTTTTACGCAACCGAAATATGCATGGGTTTTCCACAGGTTAATTATCAAGTTGGTAGTTCCACTTTTTCTCCTGAAATATCCTCGAATTATGATGCTCAGATGACCTCGTATCAGCAGCAGTCGGAAAACGGGTTCTGTTCTGAATCCTTGGAACAAACCAACCGTTGGCAAGGTGACTCTTGTAACTATCAGTACAGGTTTGATCATCAGAAATCTTATTCTGAGAGAGACCAGCTTTTGCAGCTAAAAAGAAAGTTGCTTGGGAATTTCGATTCTCCAGATAATAGGAGGCAG ATCTCGAACAACTTGTATGCTAATCAACTTGAACATATGAGGCAATCTGTAACAACTTGTAATTCTGCGGCTTCTTCATCAAATAAGACGCGAATCAGATGGAGTCAAAAACTTCATGATCGGTTTGTAGACAGTGTAAATCGTCTTGGTGGTGCTGAAA AGGCAACACCAAAGGCAATACTGAGGCTGATGGACTGTGAAGGATTGACCATCTATCATGTGAAAAGTCATTTACAG AAATATCGAAATGCAAAGTATATGGCAAACTCCGCGGAGG AGAAGTCTGAGAACATCACTAACAGAAATGATCCAGAGCAACAAATTGACATACAGAC TGGTCTGCAACTCAAAGAAGCGTTGAAGTTGCAACTAGACGTCCAAAAGAGTCTTCATGAGCAACTAGAG ATCCAACGAAACCTGCAGCTGAGGATTGAAGAACAAGGAAAGCAGCTGAAACTTATGTTCGACGAGCAACAAAAAGCAAACATGTGA
- the LOC141707767 gene encoding protein PHR1-LIKE 1-like isoform X1 produces MLMNSHNIGWQQRSQQNHELDVYDYELEQIVAHKKAYHRGVLEAGTHSQSLIDQANSSSTIMSYTGSPTSAFYATEICMGFPQVNYQVGSSTFSPEISSNYDAQMTSYQQQSENGFCSESLEQTNRWQGDSCNYQYRFDHQKSYSERDQLLQLKRKLLGNFDSPDNRRQVSIPFSGNSDISISNNLYANQLEHMRQSVTTCNSAASSSNKTRIRWSQKLHDRFVDSVNRLGGAEKATPKAILRLMDCEGLTIYHVKSHLQKYRNAKYMANSAEEKSENITNRNDPEQQIDIQTGLQLKEALKLQLDVQKSLHEQLEIQRNLQLRIEEQGKQLKLMFDEQQKANM; encoded by the exons ATGCTAATGAATAGCCACAACATTGGTTGGCAACAGAGGAGTCAACAAAATCATgagttggatgtatatgattaTGAATTAGAACAAATTGTTGCGCATAAAAAGGCTTATCACAGGGGAGTTCTTGAAGCAGGAACACACAGCCAGAGCTTAATTGATCAGGCTAATTCATCCAGCACAATAATGAGCTATACTGGTTCACCAACTTCTGCTTTTTACGCAACCGAAATATGCATGGGTTTTCCACAGGTTAATTATCAAGTTGGTAGTTCCACTTTTTCTCCTGAAATATCCTCGAATTATGATGCTCAGATGACCTCGTATCAGCAGCAGTCGGAAAACGGGTTCTGTTCTGAATCCTTGGAACAAACCAACCGTTGGCAAGGTGACTCTTGTAACTATCAGTACAGGTTTGATCATCAGAAATCTTATTCTGAGAGAGACCAGCTTTTGCAGCTAAAAAGAAAGTTGCTTGGGAATTTCGATTCTCCAGATAATAGGAGGCAGGTATCAATACCTTTCAGTGGAAATAGTGATATTAGT ATCTCGAACAACTTGTATGCTAATCAACTTGAACATATGAGGCAATCTGTAACAACTTGTAATTCTGCGGCTTCTTCATCAAATAAGACGCGAATCAGATGGAGTCAAAAACTTCATGATCGGTTTGTAGACAGTGTAAATCGTCTTGGTGGTGCTGAAA AGGCAACACCAAAGGCAATACTGAGGCTGATGGACTGTGAAGGATTGACCATCTATCATGTGAAAAGTCATTTACAG AAATATCGAAATGCAAAGTATATGGCAAACTCCGCGGAGG AGAAGTCTGAGAACATCACTAACAGAAATGATCCAGAGCAACAAATTGACATACAGAC TGGTCTGCAACTCAAAGAAGCGTTGAAGTTGCAACTAGACGTCCAAAAGAGTCTTCATGAGCAACTAGAG ATCCAACGAAACCTGCAGCTGAGGATTGAAGAACAAGGAAAGCAGCTGAAACTTATGTTCGACGAGCAACAAAAAGCAAACATGTGA
- the LOC141707767 gene encoding uncharacterized protein LOC141707767 isoform X3 → MLMNSHNIGWQQRSQQNHELDVYDYELEQIVAHKKAYHRGVLEAGTHSQSLIDQANSSSTIMSYTGSPTSAFYATEICMGFPQVNYQVGSSTFSPEISSNYDAQMTSYQQQSENGFCSESLEQTNRWQGDSCNYQYRFDHQKSYSERDQLLQLKRKLLGNFDSPDNRRQVSIPFSGNSDISISNNLYANQLEHMRQSVTTCNSAASSSNKTRIRWSQKLHDRFVDSVNRLGGAEKATPKAILRLMDCEGLTIYHVKSHLQRSLRTSLTEMIQSNKLTYRLVCNSKKR, encoded by the exons ATGCTAATGAATAGCCACAACATTGGTTGGCAACAGAGGAGTCAACAAAATCATgagttggatgtatatgattaTGAATTAGAACAAATTGTTGCGCATAAAAAGGCTTATCACAGGGGAGTTCTTGAAGCAGGAACACACAGCCAGAGCTTAATTGATCAGGCTAATTCATCCAGCACAATAATGAGCTATACTGGTTCACCAACTTCTGCTTTTTACGCAACCGAAATATGCATGGGTTTTCCACAGGTTAATTATCAAGTTGGTAGTTCCACTTTTTCTCCTGAAATATCCTCGAATTATGATGCTCAGATGACCTCGTATCAGCAGCAGTCGGAAAACGGGTTCTGTTCTGAATCCTTGGAACAAACCAACCGTTGGCAAGGTGACTCTTGTAACTATCAGTACAGGTTTGATCATCAGAAATCTTATTCTGAGAGAGACCAGCTTTTGCAGCTAAAAAGAAAGTTGCTTGGGAATTTCGATTCTCCAGATAATAGGAGGCAGGTATCAATACCTTTCAGTGGAAATAGTGATATTAGT ATCTCGAACAACTTGTATGCTAATCAACTTGAACATATGAGGCAATCTGTAACAACTTGTAATTCTGCGGCTTCTTCATCAAATAAGACGCGAATCAGATGGAGTCAAAAACTTCATGATCGGTTTGTAGACAGTGTAAATCGTCTTGGTGGTGCTGAAA AGGCAACACCAAAGGCAATACTGAGGCTGATGGACTGTGAAGGATTGACCATCTATCATGTGAAAAGTCATTTACAG AGAAGTCTGAGAACATCACTAACAGAAATGATCCAGAGCAACAAATTGACATACAGAC TGGTCTGCAACTCAAAGAAGCGTTGA